A genome region from Tenebrio molitor chromosome 4, icTenMoli1.1, whole genome shotgun sequence includes the following:
- the asf1 gene encoding histone chaperone asf1, with product MAKVQLCNITVMDNPSPFSNPFQFEITFECIEELKEDLEWKMIYVGSAESEEYDQILDSVMVGPIPEGKHMFVFQADPPNVARIPENDAIGVTVVLLTCSYRAQEFIRVGYFINNEYTDQELRENPPSPPQFDKVVRNILASEPRVTRFKINWEEPNAPDNGAPPTEPQSAPAAEAEPRSELPAFNENSNSWAAMECS from the exons ATGGCAAAAGTTCAACTTTGCAATATCACAGTGATGGACAACCCCAGTCCGTTCTCGAACCCGTTCCAGTTCGAGATCACCTTCGAGTGCATCGAAGAACTGAAAGAAG ATCTCGAGTGGAAGATGATCTACGTGGGGTCGGCGGAGAGCGAGGAGTACGACCAGATCCTGGACTCGGTGATGGTGGGGCCGATCCCCGAGGGCAAGCACATGTTCGTGTTCCAAGCTGACCCCCCCAACGTGGCCAGGATCCCGGAGAACGACGCCATTGGGGTGACCGTGGTGCTGCTGACTTGCTCGTACCGGGCGCAGGAGTTCATCAGGGTGGGGTACTTTATCAACAACGAGTACACCGACCAGGAGTTGCGCGAGAACCCGCCGAGCCCCCCGCAGTTCGACAAGGTGGTCCGGAACATCCTGGCGTCGGAGCCGAGGGTGACCCGCTTCAAGATCAACTGGGAGGAGCCGAACGCGCCGGACAACGGGGCCCCCCCGACTGAACCGCAAAGTGCCCCCGCGGCTGAGGCCGAGCCTCGCTCCGAACTGCCGGCGTTCAACGAGAACTCCAACTCTTGGGCCGCCATGGAGTGCTCGTAA